A region from the Pseudomonas sp. KU26590 genome encodes:
- a CDS encoding OprD family porin translates to MNQRIGLLALGILAATHAMADGQADSKGFVEDSSLKINLRNAYINRDYKNGPQDRSEWGQAFMAGYTSGFTQGVVGVGVDAFGLYAARLDGGKGKSGAGGIDFFKQGDSGNAADDLSRFGGAVKFRVSNTELKYGDMMPELPVLTYDGSRLLPESYTGTMITSKEIKGLTLVAGRFTAETRKSAEGRDSGDLKSINVYGGSYKFTEALSAAFYASDDEDVLKKQYVNLNYVWAMPKDQSLTFDFNGYKTRLDKDFAVDDARDNKIWSLAATWAVGIHSFTLAHQRSTGETGYSYGGYRNAGGTGDGGNTIYLANSYWSDFNGKDERSWQLGYGVNLATVVTPGLSYRLAYVRGDNIDDGSDRGRGEERELFSQLTYVVQSGPVKDLSVRLRNSFLRVSNDVDQYNVGGNETRIFVDYPINVF, encoded by the coding sequence ATGAACCAGCGTATCGGCCTGCTCGCTCTGGGCATTCTCGCCGCCACTCACGCCATGGCGGACGGTCAGGCAGATTCCAAAGGCTTCGTTGAAGACAGCAGCCTGAAGATCAACCTGCGCAACGCCTACATCAATCGCGACTATAAAAACGGACCGCAGGACCGCTCGGAGTGGGGTCAGGCGTTCATGGCCGGCTACACATCCGGTTTCACCCAAGGCGTGGTGGGCGTGGGCGTTGACGCTTTCGGTCTGTATGCAGCGCGTCTGGACGGAGGCAAGGGCAAGAGCGGCGCGGGCGGTATCGACTTCTTCAAGCAGGGCGACAGCGGCAACGCGGCGGATGACCTGTCGCGCTTTGGCGGCGCGGTCAAATTCCGGGTTTCCAATACCGAATTGAAATACGGCGACATGATGCCGGAGCTGCCCGTGCTGACGTACGACGGCTCGCGCCTGCTGCCTGAGTCCTACACCGGCACCATGATCACCTCCAAAGAGATCAAGGGCCTCACGCTGGTGGCTGGCCGCTTCACCGCCGAAACCCGCAAGAGCGCCGAAGGCCGCGACAGCGGTGATCTGAAGAGCATCAACGTCTACGGCGGCAGCTACAAATTCACCGAAGCGCTCAGCGCCGCGTTTTACGCCTCCGACGACGAAGACGTGCTGAAAAAGCAGTACGTGAACCTGAACTACGTCTGGGCGATGCCGAAAGATCAGTCGCTGACCTTCGACTTCAACGGCTACAAGACCAGGCTGGACAAGGACTTCGCCGTCGACGACGCCCGCGACAACAAGATCTGGAGCCTGGCAGCGACCTGGGCGGTGGGCATCCACTCGTTCACCCTCGCGCATCAGCGCAGCACCGGCGAGACCGGTTACAGCTACGGCGGCTACCGCAACGCAGGCGGCACCGGCGATGGCGGCAACACCATCTATCTGGCGAACTCCTACTGGTCGGACTTCAACGGCAAGGACGAACGTTCTTGGCAGTTGGGCTACGGCGTGAACTTGGCCACCGTGGTGACCCCTGGCCTGAGCTACCGCTTGGCGTACGTGCGCGGCGACAACATCGACGACGGCAGTGATCGTGGTCGTGGCGAAGAGCGCGAACTGTTCAGCCAGTTGACCTACGTGGTCCAGAGCGGCCCGGTCAAAGACCTCTCGGTGCGTCTGCGTAACTCGTTCCTGCGCGTCTCCAACGATGTGGACCAGTACAACGTTGGCGGTAACGAAACGCGGATCTTCGTCGATTACCCCATCAACGTGTTCTGA
- the aguA gene encoding agmatine deiminase, giving the protein MPAEWAPQTQTWMIWPERPDNWRLGGKPVQNDHVAVAKAIARFEPVTVGVSAAQYDNARARLNVPNIRVVEISSNDAWVRDSGPTFVINDAGEVRGVNWGFNAWGGFDGGLYAPWNLDEQVASKVLEIERCPRYVTEGFVLEGGSIHVDGEGTLITTEECLLNRNRNPHLSREDIEAVLRDHLSVEKIIWLPDGLFNDETDGHVDNFCCYVRPGEVLLAWTDDPKDPNFPRCQAAMRVLENTRDAKGRPFVVHKMPIPGPLFATEEECAGVDQVHGSQERNPSVRLAGSYVNFLIVNGGIIAPCFDDPMDDTARQILQQLFPEHEVVMVPGREMLLGGGNIHCLTQQQPAPHRG; this is encoded by the coding sequence ATGCCTGCCGAGTGGGCGCCGCAGACGCAAACCTGGATGATCTGGCCCGAGCGCCCTGACAACTGGCGTCTGGGCGGCAAGCCGGTGCAGAACGATCACGTTGCCGTGGCCAAAGCCATCGCCCGTTTCGAGCCTGTCACCGTCGGCGTCTCGGCTGCACAGTACGACAACGCCCGCGCACGGCTGAATGTGCCCAACATTCGCGTCGTCGAGATCAGCAGCAACGACGCCTGGGTGCGTGATAGCGGCCCGACCTTCGTCATCAACGACGCGGGCGAGGTCCGTGGTGTCAATTGGGGCTTCAATGCCTGGGGCGGTTTCGACGGTGGGTTGTACGCGCCGTGGAACCTGGATGAACAGGTCGCCAGCAAAGTCTTGGAAATCGAGCGCTGCCCGCGCTACGTCACCGAAGGGTTTGTGCTGGAAGGCGGCTCGATCCACGTAGACGGCGAGGGCACACTAATCACCACCGAGGAGTGCCTGCTCAATCGCAACCGCAACCCGCACCTGTCTCGCGAAGACATCGAAGCCGTGCTGCGCGATCACCTGTCTGTCGAAAAAATCATCTGGCTGCCGGACGGTCTGTTCAACGACGAGACCGACGGCCATGTGGATAACTTCTGCTGCTACGTACGCCCCGGTGAAGTGTTACTCGCCTGGACAGATGATCCGAAAGATCCCAACTTCCCGCGTTGCCAGGCGGCCATGAGAGTGTTGGAAAACACCCGCGACGCCAAGGGACGCCCGTTCGTCGTGCACAAGATGCCGATCCCGGGTCCGTTGTTTGCCACCGAAGAAGAGTGCGCCGGCGTGGATCAGGTGCATGGCAGTCAGGAGCGCAACCCATCGGTGCGTCTGGCCGGTTCGTACGTGAATTTTCTGATCGTCAACGGCGGCATCATTGCCCCGTGTTTCGACGATCCGATGGATGACACGGCCCGCCAGATCCTCCAGCAGTTGTTCCCTGAACACGAGGTGGTTATGGTCCCGGGCCGCGAAATGCTGCTGGGCGGAGGTAACATTCACTGCCTTACACAGCAGCAACCGGCCCCCCACCGCGGCTGA
- a CDS encoding aminotransferase translates to MSLDTLNRRSSLPCPDIDAAQAGEWLATYYGLSGTLKELGSHQDRNFLLDCGDGRRFVLKICHGAYSTTELAAQHSALRHLIGEPQVRVPAVMPALKGEDLLSVDHNGNAVHLRVLEFIDGQSLAHVAHLNRHIVTGLAQLCARVDVALAGFEHPGLDRVLQWDPRHAFALIEHLLPVIADADKRACIAEAAEQAQAYLLPLVASLPAQAIHMDITEYNVVWARDAHRQWQLQGLIDFGDLVRTWRIADLSVTCAALLHHAEGDPFFILPAIQAYHQINPLQSEELLALWPLIVARSAVLVLSSEQQASIEPDNGYIQANLASELNIFDVATSVPIALMEAAILDAVGEWAADDEAEPFSPLLPSLSEQTFTLVDLGVLSEHFVAGNWEQSGIDEQLLKDAAQHHGLAASRYGEYRLSRTLPDSAKEPDTFALHTELHIPHGAAVHAPFAGSLRHTADGALQLVGAEVSLRLWGVRSDFDSGVEFGAGDVIGQGGGALIVQLCSERDVSPPLFTTPSRAAAWRALCPSPKGLLGFDCDAPALADSAALLARRDASFARSQKHYYQAPPQIERGWRNHLIDLQGRSYLDMLNNVAVLGHGHPRMAHVAARQWSLLNTNSRFHYAAIAEFSERLLKLAPAGMDRVFLVNSGTEANDLAIRLAWAYSGGRDVLSVLEAYHGWSVATDAISTSIADNPQALSTRPDWVHPVVAPNAYRGEFRGAESTSFYLRSVDAHLKALAEQGRQVAGFICEPVYGNAGGISLPPGYLQQVYDKVRAQGGVCIADEVQVGYGRLGHHFWGFEEQGVVPDIISMAKGMGNGHPLGAVITRREIAEALEAEGYFFSSSGGSPVSCRIGMAVLDVMEEEKLWENARVVGGYFKERLLALIDKHPLAGAVHGSGFYLGLELVRDPEMLEPATEETTYLCDRLRELGIFMQPTGDYLNILKIKPPMVTTRRSVDFFVDSVSKVLSELES, encoded by the coding sequence ATGTCGCTCGACACTTTGAATCGCCGCTCCAGCTTGCCATGCCCGGACATCGACGCCGCGCAGGCCGGCGAATGGCTGGCGACGTATTACGGGCTGTCGGGGACGTTGAAGGAGCTGGGCAGTCACCAGGACCGAAACTTCCTGCTGGACTGCGGTGACGGGCGACGTTTCGTCCTGAAGATCTGCCACGGTGCTTATTCAACCACCGAGCTTGCCGCGCAGCATTCAGCGTTGCGGCATTTGATCGGCGAACCGCAGGTGCGCGTTCCGGCAGTGATGCCGGCGCTGAAGGGTGAAGACTTGCTGTCCGTCGATCACAACGGCAACGCTGTGCACCTGCGTGTTCTGGAGTTTATCGACGGGCAGTCACTGGCCCATGTCGCGCATTTGAACCGGCACATCGTGACCGGATTGGCGCAGCTCTGTGCCCGTGTCGACGTGGCGCTGGCCGGGTTCGAGCACCCAGGCCTGGACCGTGTGTTGCAGTGGGATCCGCGCCACGCCTTCGCGTTGATCGAGCACCTGCTCCCGGTCATCGCCGATGCCGACAAGCGCGCCTGCATCGCCGAGGCTGCCGAGCAGGCCCAGGCCTATTTGCTGCCGCTGGTGGCGTCGCTGCCGGCGCAGGCCATTCACATGGACATCACCGAGTACAACGTGGTCTGGGCCCGGGATGCCCATCGCCAGTGGCAGCTTCAAGGGCTGATCGACTTTGGAGATCTGGTTCGCACGTGGCGCATCGCCGACCTCTCGGTAACCTGCGCCGCGCTGCTGCACCACGCCGAGGGCGATCCGTTTTTCATCCTGCCCGCGATTCAGGCTTACCACCAAATCAACCCGCTTCAGAGCGAGGAGCTGCTGGCGCTCTGGCCGTTGATCGTTGCGCGCTCGGCCGTGCTGGTTTTGAGCAGCGAGCAACAGGCGAGCATCGAGCCGGACAACGGTTACATCCAGGCCAATCTGGCCAGCGAGTTGAACATCTTCGACGTCGCCACCTCGGTGCCGATTGCGCTAATGGAAGCGGCGATTCTCGACGCGGTGGGTGAATGGGCAGCGGACGACGAGGCCGAGCCGTTTTCGCCGCTGTTGCCGAGCTTGAGCGAGCAGACCTTTACCCTCGTGGATCTGGGTGTGCTCAGCGAGCATTTCGTCGCGGGCAACTGGGAACAAAGCGGCATCGACGAACAACTGCTGAAAGACGCAGCTCAACACCACGGTCTGGCCGCCAGTCGCTATGGCGAATATCGGCTGTCCCGCACACTGCCCGACAGCGCGAAAGAGCCGGACACCTTCGCGCTGCATACCGAATTGCACATCCCCCACGGCGCCGCTGTTCATGCGCCATTTGCCGGCAGCCTGCGTCACACTGCCGACGGTGCGCTGCAATTGGTAGGCGCCGAAGTGAGCCTGCGCTTGTGGGGCGTGCGTTCTGATTTTGACTCTGGCGTTGAGTTCGGCGCGGGGGACGTGATCGGTCAGGGCGGCGGCGCGTTGATCGTGCAGCTGTGTTCGGAGCGGGACGTGAGCCCGCCGCTGTTCACCACGCCTTCGCGTGCAGCCGCTTGGCGTGCGCTGTGTCCGTCACCCAAAGGGTTACTGGGTTTCGATTGCGATGCGCCTGCGTTGGCAGATTCCGCCGCGTTGCTCGCCCGTCGCGACGCCAGTTTCGCCCGTTCGCAAAAGCATTATTACCAAGCCCCACCGCAGATCGAGCGCGGCTGGCGCAACCACCTGATCGACCTGCAGGGCCGGTCCTATCTGGACATGCTCAACAACGTCGCGGTGCTCGGTCATGGCCATCCGCGCATGGCCCACGTCGCCGCGAGGCAGTGGTCGCTGCTCAACACCAATTCACGCTTCCATTACGCGGCGATCGCCGAGTTTTCCGAGCGGCTGCTGAAGCTGGCGCCTGCCGGCATGGATCGGGTGTTTCTGGTGAACAGCGGCACCGAGGCGAATGATCTGGCGATTCGTCTGGCGTGGGCCTACAGCGGCGGGCGCGATGTCCTGAGCGTGCTGGAGGCTTATCACGGCTGGTCAGTGGCGACCGATGCCATTTCAACGTCCATCGCCGATAACCCGCAAGCGTTAAGCACGCGGCCGGACTGGGTGCATCCCGTGGTGGCGCCCAACGCCTACCGAGGCGAGTTTCGCGGCGCGGAAAGCACGTCGTTCTACCTGCGCAGCGTGGACGCGCACCTGAAGGCGCTGGCGGAGCAAGGGCGGCAAGTGGCGGGCTTCATCTGCGAACCGGTGTACGGCAACGCCGGCGGAATCTCGCTGCCGCCGGGTTACTTGCAGCAGGTGTACGACAAAGTCCGCGCCCAGGGCGGCGTATGCATCGCCGATGAAGTGCAGGTGGGTTACGGCCGTCTCGGTCATCACTTCTGGGGCTTCGAAGAGCAGGGCGTGGTGCCCGACATCATCAGCATGGCCAAAGGCATGGGCAACGGTCATCCCCTCGGCGCCGTCATCACACGTCGCGAAATCGCCGAAGCGCTGGAGGCTGAGGGCTATTTCTTTTCGTCGTCCGGCGGCAGCCCGGTGAGTTGCCGCATCGGCATGGCAGTGCTCGACGTCATGGAGGAAGAAAAGCTGTGGGAAAACGCCCGCGTGGTGGGCGGCTATTTCAAGGAGCGTCTGCTGGCGTTGATCGACAAACATCCGCTGGCCGGGGCCGTCCATGGTTCGGGGTTCTATCTGGGGCTTGAGCTGGTTCGCGACCCTGAGATGCTGGAACCCGCGACCGAGGAAACGACCTACCTGTGCGATCGGCTCCGTGAGCTGGGGATCTTCATGCAACCTACGGGGGATTATCTGAATATTCTCAAGATCAAACCGCCCATGGTCACCACCCGTCGAAGCGTGGACTTCTTTGTCGACAGCGTGTCGAAGGTGCTGAGTGAACTGGAGAGCTGA
- the rfbB gene encoding dTDP-glucose 4,6-dehydratase has protein sequence MRILVTGGAGFIGSALIRHLINNTDHDVLNFDKLTYAGNLESLQGIATNTRYEFVQQDIVDQAEVSKVLARFKPDAIMHLAAESHVDRSIDGPSEFIQTNIVGTYSLLEATRSYWLTLPEAERAAFRFHHISTDEVYGDLHGVDDLFTETTPYAPSSPYSASKAASDHLVRAWQRTYGLPVVVTNCSNNYGPFHFPEKLIPLVILNALAGKPLPVYGNGLQVRDWLFVEDHARALLKVVTEGKVGETYNIGGHNEQKNIDVVRGICALLEELAPEQRKGVAHYADLITYVTDRPGHDMRYAIDASKIERELGWTPQETFESGLRRTVQWYLDNLEWCRNVQDGSYQGERLGTNVKELIA, from the coding sequence ATGCGAATACTTGTTACCGGTGGCGCCGGCTTCATCGGCTCTGCGCTGATCCGTCACCTGATCAACAACACCGATCATGACGTCCTCAACTTCGACAAGCTGACCTACGCCGGTAATCTTGAGTCGCTGCAGGGCATTGCCACGAACACCCGGTATGAGTTCGTGCAACAGGACATCGTTGATCAGGCTGAGGTGAGCAAAGTCCTCGCACGCTTCAAGCCCGACGCGATCATGCACCTGGCGGCTGAATCCCACGTTGACCGTTCGATTGACGGCCCGTCGGAGTTCATTCAGACCAACATCGTCGGCACCTACAGCCTGCTGGAAGCGACCCGCAGCTATTGGCTGACCTTGCCAGAAGCCGAGCGCGCAGCCTTCCGCTTCCATCACATCTCCACTGACGAGGTGTATGGCGACCTGCACGGCGTGGACGATCTGTTCACCGAAACCACGCCCTACGCGCCAAGCTCGCCGTACTCGGCCAGCAAAGCGGCGTCGGACCATCTGGTTCGCGCCTGGCAGCGCACCTACGGGCTGCCAGTGGTTGTCACCAACTGCTCGAACAACTACGGCCCGTTCCATTTCCCCGAGAAGCTCATCCCACTGGTGATTCTCAACGCCTTGGCCGGGAAACCCCTGCCGGTGTACGGCAATGGCTTGCAGGTACGCGACTGGCTGTTCGTCGAAGACCACGCCCGCGCACTGCTCAAGGTGGTGACCGAGGGCAAGGTCGGCGAGACCTACAACATCGGCGGCCACAACGAACAAAAAAACATCGACGTCGTGCGCGGCATCTGTGCGCTGCTCGAAGAGCTGGCGCCTGAACAGCGCAAAGGCGTGGCCCACTACGCAGACCTGATCACCTACGTGACCGACCGCCCGGGCCATGACATGCGCTACGCCATCGACGCCAGCAAAATCGAACGCGAACTGGGCTGGACGCCGCAAGAGACTTTCGAGTCCGGCCTGCGCAGAACCGTGCAGTGGTATCTCGACAATCTTGAATGGTGCCGCAACGTGCAAGACGGCAGTTATCAGGGCGAACGCCTGGGTACCAACGTGAAGGAACTGATCGCATGA
- the rfbA gene encoding glucose-1-phosphate thymidylyltransferase RfbA — translation MTKGIVLAGGSGTRLHPITLGVSKQLLPIYDKPMIYYPISVLMLAGIKDILVISTPLDLPQYRALLGDGSQFGVRFHYEEQPKPDGLAQAFLIGEAFIGDDSVCLILGDNIFHGQHFSEQLKRAADNTSGATVFGYWVKDPERFGVIDFDEHGHALSIEEKPKVPKSSYAVTGLYFYDNEVIQIAKDVKPSPRGELEITDVNNAYLKRGDLRVERFGRGFAWLDTGTHDSLLDASQYVQTIEHRQGLKVACLEEIAYQNGWIDRAHLLKRADYFGKTGYGQYLFKIAGESQ, via the coding sequence ATGACTAAAGGAATTGTACTGGCCGGCGGCTCGGGCACGCGCCTGCACCCGATCACCCTCGGGGTCTCCAAACAGCTGTTGCCGATCTACGACAAGCCGATGATCTATTACCCGATCTCGGTGCTGATGCTGGCCGGGATCAAAGACATCCTGGTCATCTCGACGCCGCTGGACCTGCCGCAATACCGGGCCCTGCTGGGGGACGGCAGTCAGTTCGGCGTGCGCTTTCATTACGAGGAGCAACCCAAGCCGGACGGCCTCGCGCAAGCATTCCTGATTGGCGAAGCGTTCATCGGCGATGACTCGGTGTGCCTGATTCTGGGCGACAACATCTTCCACGGTCAGCACTTCAGCGAGCAGCTCAAGCGCGCGGCGGACAACACCTCCGGCGCGACCGTGTTTGGCTACTGGGTGAAAGATCCGGAGCGTTTCGGCGTAATCGACTTCGATGAGCACGGCCATGCGCTGTCCATCGAAGAGAAGCCCAAGGTGCCGAAATCCAGCTACGCCGTGACCGGTTTGTATTTCTACGACAACGAAGTCATTCAAATCGCCAAGGACGTCAAACCGTCCCCACGCGGCGAGCTGGAGATCACCGACGTCAACAACGCCTATCTCAAGCGCGGCGACCTGCGCGTCGAGCGCTTTGGCCGCGGCTTCGCCTGGCTCGACACTGGCACTCATGACAGCCTGCTGGACGCATCGCAATACGTGCAGACCATCGAGCACCGTCAGGGCCTGAAAGTCGCGTGCCTGGAAGAAATCGCCTACCAGAACGGCTGGATCGACCGCGCTCATCTGCTGAAGCGGGCTGACTATTTCGGCAAGACCGGCTACGGTCAGTACCTGTTCAAGATCGCAGGGGAAAGTCAGTGA
- the rfbC gene encoding dTDP-4-dehydrorhamnose 3,5-epimerase: protein MKVVASKLPEVLIIEPKVFGDERGFFYESFNARAFAEATGVADQFVQDNHSRSQKGVLRGLHYQIDNPQGKLVRVTAGRVLDIAVDIRRSSPQFGQWFGLELSAENARQLWIPKGFAHGFVVLSDYAEFLYKTTDYYTPSAERCIRWDDPELAIDWGLSEAPQLSAKDQVGKLLKEADLFP, encoded by the coding sequence GTGAAAGTGGTTGCCAGCAAGTTGCCTGAAGTCCTCATCATCGAACCTAAGGTGTTCGGCGATGAGCGTGGCTTCTTCTACGAAAGTTTCAACGCCCGGGCCTTTGCCGAGGCCACCGGGGTCGCCGATCAGTTCGTGCAGGACAATCACTCGCGCTCGCAAAAAGGCGTGCTGCGCGGCTTGCATTACCAGATCGACAACCCGCAGGGCAAACTGGTCCGCGTGACCGCTGGCCGCGTGCTGGACATCGCTGTCGACATCCGTCGCAGCTCGCCGCAGTTCGGCCAATGGTTCGGTCTGGAGCTGTCTGCCGAGAACGCTCGCCAGCTGTGGATTCCGAAGGGTTTCGCCCACGGCTTCGTGGTATTGAGCGATTACGCAGAGTTTCTCTACAAGACCACCGACTACTACACGCCATCGGCCGAGCGTTGCATTCGCTGGGATGATCCTGAGCTGGCCATCGACTGGGGCTTGAGCGAAGCACCTCAACTGTCGGCCAAGGATCAGGTCGGCAAGCTCCTGAAAGAAGCGGACCTGTTCCCGTGA
- the rfbD gene encoding dTDP-4-dehydrorhamnose reductase, which produces MNVPLRILISGQQGQVSQALQQHLQNMGELIVLGRDQLDLSQPESIRPVVRDIKPDLIINAAAHTAVDQAENEPDLAFAINALAPGVFAEEAAALGIPLIHYSTDYVFDGSKAGAWIESDAPNPLGVYGSSKLAGERAIAEAGGQHLILRTSWVYSLTGRNFLLTMQRLLQEREKLLIVGDQIGAPTWAGTIAASTGALIERWRDGAPGAWGIYHLTASGETSWFGFAEAIGQQLINSGKPCAALEPIASSAYPTPAARPLNSRLDCSLLQREWGVSQPDWHDALLECLAQQR; this is translated from the coding sequence GTGAATGTGCCGCTGCGGATTCTGATCAGCGGGCAACAGGGGCAGGTATCCCAGGCGCTGCAGCAACACTTGCAGAACATGGGCGAGCTTATCGTGCTGGGCCGCGATCAGCTGGACTTGAGTCAGCCGGAATCCATCCGTCCAGTGGTTCGCGACATCAAGCCGGACCTGATCATCAACGCCGCCGCGCATACGGCAGTGGATCAGGCCGAAAACGAGCCGGACCTGGCCTTTGCGATCAACGCGCTGGCTCCTGGGGTATTCGCTGAAGAAGCCGCGGCCTTGGGCATTCCGCTGATTCACTACTCCACCGATTACGTGTTCGACGGCAGCAAGGCTGGCGCCTGGATTGAGTCCGACGCGCCCAATCCGCTGGGCGTCTACGGCAGCAGCAAGCTGGCAGGCGAGCGAGCCATCGCCGAAGCGGGCGGCCAGCACCTGATTTTGCGCACCAGCTGGGTTTATTCCCTGACCGGGCGCAACTTTTTGCTGACCATGCAGCGCTTGTTGCAAGAGCGCGAGAAGCTGTTGATCGTGGGGGACCAGATCGGCGCGCCTACCTGGGCAGGCACTATCGCCGCCAGCACCGGCGCGCTGATTGAACGCTGGCGCGACGGGGCTCCGGGCGCTTGGGGTATTTATCACCTGACGGCCAGCGGCGAGACGTCGTGGTTCGGGTTCGCTGAAGCGATTGGTCAGCAATTGATCAACAGCGGCAAGCCCTGCGCGGCGCTAGAACCGATTGCCTCCAGCGCGTACCCGACGCCGGCTGCACGCCCGCTCAATTCGCGTCTGGATTGCAGCCTGTTGCAGCGCGAGTGGGGCGTCAGCCAGCCCGACTGGCACGATGCGTTGCTGGAGTGCTTAGCGCAGCAGCGGTAG
- a CDS encoding sensor histidine kinase gives MISTNALPRRPRWRSLALLALILAPLLWPLERLAEHYYRNELLSQNRQTLDLYVANLLGTLHRYEVLPQILGDLPGLRAMLANPQDKHAQAQANVLLMNTARQTGAEVIYLMAPNGDTLAASNWDKRDSFVGRNFAFRPYFSNAMAGNLGRFFGLGTTSAKRGYFFAAAVRDGDTVIGVLVVKVDLDLTETLWGKTPEQLVVTDHNGVVILTSNPAWRFRATRPLSEEEKQAIVAIQPYPTRDPRPLQLDEKGWLKQTQQIDETGWSVNILAPKVLVSRPVRTVVAIGGAALLVLMLLLGLMIQRRRHYLDRINFEAKARRELEVRVAERTCDLEGVNQRLRQEVLEREQAQQELFRAQDELVQAGKLSALGTMSASISHELNQPLAAIRSYAENAEVLLDHQRTEDARGNLKLISELTGRMASIIAHLRAFARRDRHAPESVALQPALDDALALLAKRRRGMEVELIRDLPAATLWVQAGETRLRQVLGNLLANALDALTEKGPPRKLWISAEYNTEGVNLFIRDNGPGFSKEALEHAREPFFTTKTRTQGLGLGLAICDTLMRALGGELLFANHPEGGALLTLRMRTGASGVNLQPSEDLSP, from the coding sequence ATGATCAGCACTAACGCCCTTCCCCGCCGTCCTCGCTGGCGCAGCCTTGCCCTGCTGGCGCTGATCCTCGCCCCGCTGTTGTGGCCTCTCGAACGCCTGGCCGAACATTATTACCGCAATGAGCTGCTGAGCCAGAATCGCCAGACCCTGGACCTGTACGTCGCCAACCTGCTGGGCACGTTGCACCGCTATGAAGTCCTGCCGCAGATTCTCGGCGACCTGCCCGGTCTGCGCGCCATGCTGGCGAACCCGCAGGACAAACACGCCCAAGCCCAGGCGAACGTGCTGCTGATGAACACCGCCAGGCAAACCGGTGCCGAGGTGATCTACCTGATGGCGCCCAACGGCGACACCCTCGCTGCGTCGAACTGGGACAAGCGCGACAGCTTCGTCGGCCGCAATTTCGCCTTCCGCCCGTATTTCAGCAACGCCATGGCCGGCAATCTCGGCCGCTTCTTCGGACTGGGCACGACGTCGGCCAAACGCGGCTACTTCTTCGCCGCCGCCGTGCGCGATGGCGACACCGTGATTGGCGTGCTGGTGGTCAAAGTCGACCTGGACCTCACTGAGACCTTGTGGGGCAAGACGCCGGAGCAGTTGGTCGTCACCGACCACAACGGCGTGGTGATCCTCACCTCCAACCCGGCCTGGCGTTTCCGCGCCACGCGACCGCTGAGTGAGGAGGAAAAGCAGGCCATCGTCGCTATCCAGCCCTACCCGACCCGCGATCCGCGCCCGTTGCAGCTGGATGAAAAGGGTTGGCTCAAGCAGACCCAGCAAATCGACGAAACCGGCTGGAGCGTCAACATCCTTGCGCCCAAGGTGCTCGTGTCGAGGCCGGTGCGAACGGTCGTGGCGATTGGCGGCGCGGCGTTGCTGGTGTTGATGCTGCTGCTGGGCCTGATGATTCAGAGGCGGCGGCATTATCTGGATCGCATCAATTTCGAGGCCAAGGCGCGCCGTGAACTGGAGGTGCGAGTCGCCGAGCGGACCTGCGATCTGGAAGGCGTCAACCAGCGACTGCGCCAGGAAGTGCTCGAACGCGAGCAGGCGCAGCAAGAACTGTTTCGCGCCCAGGACGAACTGGTTCAGGCCGGCAAGCTGTCAGCGCTGGGCACGATGTCGGCGAGCATCAGCCATGAACTCAACCAGCCACTCGCGGCCATTCGCAGTTACGCCGAGAACGCCGAGGTGCTGCTCGATCACCAGCGCACCGAAGACGCGCGCGGCAATCTCAAGCTGATCAGCGAACTCACCGGGCGCATGGCGTCGATCATTGCGCACCTGCGCGCCTTCGCCCGACGCGACCGCCATGCGCCTGAAAGCGTGGCGTTGCAGCCGGCGCTGGACGATGCGCTGGCCCTGCTCGCCAAGCGTCGACGCGGGATGGAAGTGGAGCTGATCCGTGACTTGCCCGCCGCGACCTTGTGGGTGCAGGCCGGAGAGACGCGCCTGCGTCAGGTGCTGGGCAATCTGCTGGCGAATGCGCTGGACGCACTGACCGAGAAAGGCCCGCCGCGCAAGTTGTGGATCAGTGCCGAGTACAACACCGAGGGCGTCAATCTGTTCATCCGCGACAACGGCCCGGGGTTTTCCAAAGAGGCGCTGGAGCATGCCCGCGAGCCGTTTTTCACGACCAAGACGCGCACACAAGGGCTCGGCCTGGGCTTGGCGATCTGCGATACGCTGATGCGCGCACTGGGCGGCGAGCTGCTGTTTGCCAATCACCCGGAAGGCGGCGCGCTGCTGACGTTGCGCATGCGCACCGGCGCCTCGGGCGTCAACCTTCAACCGTCTGAGGACCTCTCCCCATGA